A part of Pungitius pungitius chromosome 15, fPunPun2.1, whole genome shotgun sequence genomic DNA contains:
- the LOC119209181 gene encoding Golgi reassembly-stacking protein 1-like, with protein MGLSQSSEVTEGGTYGYHVHGVQPNSPAQIAGLQPFFDFILSLDNKRLNEESDLLKDVLKANMDRAVMMQVYSTKTTRLRELEVMPSSLWGGQGLLGASVRFCSYYGANENVWHVLDVEARSPAALAELQSHSDYIVGADQVLQDSEDFFSLIEAHEGKPLKLLVYNTETDACREVVVTPNGAWGGEGSLGCGIGYGYLHRIPALPDVSTRKHHTPAPEEEPFPEPPAHGFTQAPLMAPSSQSVDVLDHEHVTLQEAPLPPPIQRVMDPGFSRSKVAATNPESANLTDRLDLSMSSIDMTNTFLTMHEEKEGDISGVEELEDSVLLSSSVDSQTEPQELSSQTAEEHASTDTLSDSGVPPAELSHLITESTDPPGPQCDPSDSQSPPTRDSSRPPEPPAAEAPGLSVENATWPAEEPAEPLDVAHHCSHEEEPPVE; from the exons GTGCAGCCGAATTCCCCGGCTCAAATTGCTGGACTGCAGCCCTTCTTTGACTTCATTCTGTCGCTGGACAACAAAAGACTT AATGAAGAAAGTGACCTGCTGAAGGACGTTCTGAAAGCCAACATGGATAGAGCGGTGATGATGCAGGTGTACAGCACTAAAACCACGAGGCTCCGTGAGCTGGAGGTGATGCCCAGTAGCCTGTGGGGAGGACAGGGCCTGCTAGGGGCCAGTGTTCGCTTCTGCAGCTACTATGGAGCCAATGAGAATGTCTGGCACGTTCTG GACGTGGAAGCAAGGTCCCCTGCTGCCTTAGCAGAGCTTCAGTCACACAGTGACTACATCGTCGGAGCAGATCAAGTGTTGCAAGAT TCGGAAGACTTCTTTTCGCTGATTGAGGCCCATGAAGGGAAGCCCCTGAAGCTGCTGGTGTACAACACAGAAACCGATGCCTGCAGAGAGGTGGTGGTCACACCAAACGGGGCGTGGGGTGGAGAGGGCAG TTTGGGCTGTGGCATTGGTTATGGCTACTTGCACCGAATCCCAGCACTACCTGATGTTTCCACGAGAAAGCATCACACACCTGCTCCTGAGGAGGAGCCCTTTCCAGAGCCTCCTGCCCACGGCTTCACACAG gcaCCATTGATGGCACCTTCCAGTCAAAGTGTGGATGTGTTAGACCATGAGCATGTCACCCTCCAGGAAGCTCCTCTACCTCCCCCCATTCAGAGAGTCATGGACCCCG gttTCTCAAGGTCAAAAGTGGCAGCGACAAACCCTGAATCCGCAAATCTGACGGACAGATTGGATCTGTCCATGTCGTCCATCGACATGACCAACACTTTTCTGACTATgcatgaggagaaggaaggagataTCTCTGGTGTTG aggagctggaggacagcGTGCTGCTTTCGTCGTCAGTGGACAGTCAGACTGAGCCACAAGAGTTGAGCTCCCAGACTGCCGAGGAGCACGCTTCCACGGACACTTTGTCTGATTCGGGCGTGCCGCCAGCTGAACTGTCTCACCTGATCACAGAATCCACAGACCCACCCGGCCCTCAGTGTGACCCTAGCGACAGCCAAAGTCCGCCCACGCGTGACTCATCCCGACCCCCAGAGCCTCCTGCTGCCGAGGCCCCTGGCCTTTCTGTCGAGAACGCCACATGGCCGGCGGAGGAGCCTGCAGAGCCTCTGGATGTCGCCCACCACTGCAGCCACGAGGAGGAGCCACCTGTCGAGTGA